From bacterium, one genomic window encodes:
- the zwf gene encoding glucose-6-phosphate dehydrogenase → MTPTALLENPLRQGLFSDRTPLPCSLVIYGASGDLTHRKLVPALFDLYEKHLLPASFCLVGISRSKMSDEEFKAKLKESLQKSEPQLSDQLWDSFSQNFHYLAGGYDDPKVFRTLAETLDRFDKEKGTAGNRIFYLSTPPNVFEPIITNLGDSGLASEERGYSRVVIEKPFGHDLASAQALNRHVKEVFREHQIYRIDHYLGKETVQNLLVMRFANSIFEPIWDRRHVDHVQITASEDLGVGSRAGYYENSGILRDMFQNHLFQVMCLIAMEPPVAFEANAIRDEKLKILKSIRPFDDKSLKHWAVRGQYGPGYLAGEKVPGYRQEEGVSPKSITPTYAALKIFLDTWRWHGVPFLLRSGKRLPKRGTEVSIQFKEPPNLLFKNNVNELSPNVLVVRIQPDEGITLKFETKVPGMTMEARTVNMDFRYGTTFAEGTSEAYERLLLDCMLGDATLFIRGDEAEAAWGALMPVLNHWETTEPEGEFPNYEAGSWGPAEADAMLEKPWRKWRRL, encoded by the coding sequence ATGACCCCGACCGCCCTGCTTGAAAATCCTTTGCGCCAAGGCCTTTTTTCCGATCGTACGCCCTTGCCCTGTAGCCTCGTCATTTACGGGGCCTCGGGCGACCTGACCCACCGCAAGCTGGTCCCCGCCCTCTTCGATCTCTACGAAAAGCACCTCCTGCCCGCCTCCTTCTGCCTGGTGGGCATCTCCCGTTCCAAGATGAGCGATGAGGAGTTCAAGGCCAAGCTCAAGGAGTCGCTCCAGAAGAGCGAGCCCCAACTCTCCGACCAGCTTTGGGACAGCTTCTCCCAGAATTTCCACTATCTCGCGGGCGGCTATGACGACCCCAAGGTCTTCCGGACCCTCGCCGAGACCCTGGACCGCTTCGACAAGGAAAAAGGCACCGCCGGCAACCGCATCTTCTACCTTTCCACCCCGCCCAATGTCTTCGAACCCATCATCACCAACCTGGGCGATTCGGGGCTGGCTTCCGAGGAACGGGGCTATTCGAGGGTGGTCATTGAGAAGCCCTTCGGGCACGACCTCGCTTCGGCCCAGGCCCTGAACCGGCATGTGAAGGAGGTCTTCCGGGAACACCAGATCTACCGCATCGACCATTACCTGGGGAAGGAAACGGTCCAGAACCTGTTGGTCATGCGCTTCGCCAACTCCATCTTCGAGCCCATCTGGGACCGGCGCCACGTGGACCATGTGCAGATCACGGCCTCCGAGGACCTGGGGGTGGGTAGCCGGGCGGGATATTACGAGAACTCGGGCATCCTGCGGGACATGTTCCAGAACCATCTCTTCCAGGTCATGTGCCTGATCGCCATGGAGCCTCCGGTGGCCTTCGAGGCCAACGCCATCCGCGACGAAAAGCTCAAGATCCTCAAGTCCATCCGTCCCTTCGACGACAAAAGCCTGAAGCACTGGGCGGTGCGGGGCCAATACGGCCCGGGCTACCTGGCCGGCGAGAAGGTGCCGGGCTACCGGCAGGAGGAGGGGGTTTCCCCCAAGTCCATCACGCCCACTTACGCGGCCCTGAAGATCTTCCTCGATACTTGGCGCTGGCACGGCGTGCCCTTCCTGTTGCGATCCGGAAAGCGGCTCCCCAAACGGGGCACCGAGGTCTCCATCCAGTTCAAGGAACCGCCGAACCTGCTCTTCAAGAACAACGTGAACGAGCTTTCACCCAACGTGCTGGTGGTGCGCATCCAGCCCGACGAGGGAATCACCCTCAAGTTCGAGACCAAGGTGCCCGGCATGACCATGGAAGCCCGGACCGTCAACATGGACTTCCGCTACGGCACCACTTTCGCCGAAGGGACCAGCGAGGCCTACGAGCGGTTGCTGCTGGATTGCATGCTGGGGGACGCCACCCTCTTCATCCGCGGGGACGAGGCCGAGGCGGCCTGGGGGGCGCTGATGCCCGTGCTGAACCATTGGGAGACCACCGAGCCCGAAGGGGAGTTCCCCAACTACGAGGCCGGGAGCTGGGGCCCGGCGGAAGCCGATGCCATGCTGGAGAAGCCCTGGCGCAAGTGGAGAAGGCTCTAA
- a CDS encoding phosphoadenylyl-sulfate reductase yields the protein MEQATIDQLNQGFEARTAQDVVRWAVQEYGQDLCMSTSFGVESAVLLHLVTRIKPDIPVLFTNTGFHFKETLEHRDLLVKKLGLNLRELTPEIPHEEFLKGYGKLYERDPDACCAMNKIAPFEKAIVDYKGWITGIRRNQAVTRKDVQFLVPNSNGVMKISPLLNWTSKMFWDYAKEHGLPYHPLWEKGYLSIGCSPETCTRPVKLGEDPRSGRWAGTGKIECGIHTFAAENQPPK from the coding sequence ATGGAACAAGCAACGATCGACCAATTGAACCAAGGTTTTGAGGCTCGAACCGCCCAGGATGTGGTCCGTTGGGCCGTCCAGGAATACGGCCAGGACCTTTGCATGTCCACGTCCTTCGGGGTCGAGAGCGCGGTCCTGCTCCACCTGGTGACCCGCATTAAGCCCGACATCCCCGTCCTTTTCACCAACACCGGCTTTCACTTCAAGGAGACCCTGGAGCACCGGGACCTGCTGGTCAAGAAGTTGGGGTTGAATCTGCGGGAGCTGACCCCCGAGATCCCCCATGAGGAGTTCCTCAAGGGCTACGGAAAGCTCTACGAGCGGGACCCGGACGCCTGCTGCGCCATGAACAAGATCGCGCCTTTCGAGAAGGCCATCGTCGATTACAAGGGATGGATCACCGGCATCCGCCGCAACCAGGCCGTCACCCGCAAGGACGTGCAGTTCCTCGTCCCCAACAGCAACGGCGTGATGAAGATCAGCCCCTTGTTGAATTGGACCTCGAAGATGTTCTGGGACTACGCCAAGGAACATGGCCTGCCCTATCACCCGCTCTGGGAAAAGGGCTACCTTTCCATCGGCTGTTCCCCCGAGACCTGCACCCGCCCCGTCAAGCTGGGGGAGGACCCCCGCAGCGGCCGTTGGGCCGGGACCGGCAAGATCGAATGCGGCATCCACACCTTCGCCGCGGAGAACCAGCCGCCGAAATGA
- a CDS encoding MBL fold metallo-hydrolase → MADPRKKLAENVEGEFFVDSTCIDCDTCRQLAPDLFEDSGDHSFVKRQPRDEAEIRSALRALLACPTGSIGTTGPNRSAEVMEDFPREIEDGVFYCGFNSPKSFGGNSYFIRHEGGNWLIDSPKFLPHLVRQFERMGGIGTIFLTHQDDVAEAARYAEKFGAKRIIHEADAGAQPGAEVLVHGESVFGPVPGFKIIPTPGHTEGHCVLLYRDKYLFTGDHLWWRRRRKQLGASQGVAWYSWRRQVESMEKLTRFDFEWVLPGHGQAKHLPGEEMRKELQQLVGRMKASLEAGWPG, encoded by the coding sequence ATGGCCGATCCCCGAAAAAAGCTCGCCGAAAATGTCGAAGGGGAATTTTTCGTCGATTCGACCTGCATCGATTGCGACACTTGCCGTCAATTGGCCCCGGACCTGTTCGAGGACAGCGGCGACCACTCCTTCGTGAAGCGCCAGCCCCGGGACGAGGCGGAGATCCGCTCGGCCCTGCGCGCCCTGCTCGCCTGTCCCACCGGATCGATCGGGACCACAGGCCCCAACCGCTCGGCCGAGGTGATGGAGGATTTCCCCCGGGAGATCGAGGACGGCGTCTTCTACTGTGGCTTCAACTCCCCCAAGTCCTTCGGCGGCAACAGCTATTTCATCCGGCACGAGGGCGGCAACTGGTTGATCGATTCCCCCAAGTTCCTGCCCCACCTGGTGCGGCAATTCGAGCGAATGGGCGGGATCGGGACCATCTTCCTCACCCACCAGGACGACGTGGCCGAGGCCGCCCGTTACGCCGAAAAGTTCGGGGCCAAACGCATCATCCACGAAGCGGACGCGGGCGCCCAACCCGGTGCCGAGGTGCTCGTGCACGGCGAATCGGTCTTTGGACCGGTCCCCGGTTTCAAAATCATCCCCACGCCTGGTCACACGGAGGGCCATTGCGTCCTTCTCTATCGGGATAAATACCTCTTCACCGGCGACCATCTCTGGTGGAGACGCCGCCGCAAGCAACTGGGAGCTTCCCAGGGCGTGGCCTGGTATTCCTGGCGTCGTCAGGTCGAGTCCATGGAGAAGTTGACAAGGTTCGATTTCGAATGGGTGCTTCCCGGCCACGGACAGGCCAAGCACTTGCCTGGGGAGGAAATGCGGAAAGAACTCCAGCAATTGGTGGGCCGTATGAAGGCTTCCCTGGAGGCCGGCTGGCCCGGCTAA